In Raphanus sativus cultivar WK10039 chromosome 5, ASM80110v3, whole genome shotgun sequence, the following proteins share a genomic window:
- the LOC108863416 gene encoding thioredoxin reductase 2, translating to MSQLKSILSRAGALLLGSTLSASALNAPYLSSSSSAMETHKTKVCIVGSGPAAHTAAIYASRAELKPLLFEGWMANDIAPGGQLTTTTDVENFPGFPEGILGIDIVDKFRKQSERFGTQIFTETVTKVDLSSKPFKLFTDSRTVLADAVIISTGAVAKRLSFAGSGEGAGGFWNRGISACAVCDGAAPIFRNKPLAVIGGGDSAMEEANFLTKYGSKVYIIHRRDTFRASKIMQQRALSNPKIEVVWNSSVVEAYGDESGKGVLGGLKVKNVVSGDVSDLKVSGLFFAIGHEPATKFLDGQLELDEDGYVVTKPGTTKTSVVGVFAAGDVQDKKYRQAITAAGTGCMAALDAEHYLQEIGSQEGKSD from the exons ATGAGCCAATTAAAGTCTATATTAAGCAGAGCAGGAGCCCTTCTACTCGGATCTACCCTCTCCGCGTCTGCTCTAAACGCGCCGTATctatcctcctcctcctccgccatgGAAACTCACAAAACCAAGGTCTGCATCGTCGGAAGCGGCCCCGCGGCGCACACGGCGGCGATCTACGCGTCCAGAGCCGAGCTCAAGCCCCTCCTCTTCGAGGGATGGATGGCCAACGACATCGCTCCGGGCGGTCAGCTGACCACCACCACCGACGTCGAGAACTTCCCCGGCTTCCCGGAAGGCATCCTCGGCATCGACATCGTCGACAAGTTCCGCAAGCAGTCTGAGCGCTTCGGCACCCAGATCTTCACCGAGACCGTCACCAAGGTCGACCTCTCCTCCAAGCCCTTCAAGCTCTTCACCGACTCCAGAACCGTCCTCGCCGACGCCGTCATCATCTCCACCGGAGCCGTCGCGAAACGGCTGAGCTTCGCCGGATCCGGCGAAGGCGCCGGCGGTTTCTGGAACCGAGGGATCTCGGCCTGCGCCGTCTGCGACGGCGCGGCTCCGATCTTCAGGAACAAGCCTCTGGCGGTTATCGGCGGCGGGGACTCGGCGATGGAGGAGGCGAATTTCTTGACCAAGTACGGGTCTAAGGTTTATATAATCCACAGGAGGGACACGTTCAGGGCGTCGAAGATCATGCAGCAGAGGGCGTTGTCGAACCCTAAGATTGAAGTGGTTTGGAACTCTTCGGTGGTGGAGGCGTATGGAGATGAGAGCGGGAAAGGCGTGCTTGGTGGTCTGAAGGTGAAGAACGTTGTTAGTGGTGATGTGTCGGATTTGAAAGTGTCTGGGTTGTTCTTTGCGATTGGTCATGAGCCGGCGACGAAGTTCTTGGATGGGCAGCTTGAGCTTGATGAGGATGGGTATGTGGTGACTAAACCTGGTACCACTAAGACGAGCGTGGTTGGTGTGTTCGCTGCTGGAGATGTGCAAGACAAGAAGTATAGGCAGGCCATCACAGCTGCAGGAACTG GGTGTATGGCGGCCTTGGATGCAGAGCATTACTTACAGGAGATTGGATCTCAGGAGGGTAAGAGTGATTAG